A genomic stretch from Nitrospiraceae bacterium includes:
- a CDS encoding integrase core domain-containing protein — protein VERWRQTYNRIRPHSALGYRPPAPEAIAPRCA, from the coding sequence TCGTGGAGCGCTGGCGGCAGACCTACAACCGGATTCGGCCCCACAGCGCCCTGGGCTATCGTCCGCCGGCACCGGAAGCCATCGCGCCACGGTGCGCGTGA